A single window of Agromyces aureus DNA harbors:
- a CDS encoding ABC transporter ATP-binding protein — translation MMDDPRPTTQGAEPALVIRGLVKRFGDKVAVSGLDLDVPSGSFFGLVGPNGAGKTTTLSMATGLLRPDAGEIRLHGVDVWHDLVETKKLVGILSDGVRLFDRLSGIQLVTYAGLLGGLPREVVAERAADLLQLLDLESAGGTLVVDYSAGMTKKIALACALVHAPRLLVLDEPFESVDPVSAANIRDILDGFVSSGGTVIVSSHAMDLVQRMCDHVAVIAEGRVLASGTTDAVRDGSTLEDRFVELVGGRRSGGGPEWLRHS, via the coding sequence ATGATGGACGACCCACGACCCACGACCCAGGGCGCCGAACCGGCGCTCGTGATCAGGGGGCTGGTCAAGCGCTTCGGCGACAAGGTCGCCGTGTCCGGGCTCGACCTCGACGTGCCGAGCGGGTCGTTCTTCGGACTCGTCGGGCCGAACGGCGCGGGCAAGACGACCACGCTGTCGATGGCCACCGGCCTGCTGCGACCGGATGCCGGTGAGATCCGCCTCCACGGCGTCGACGTCTGGCACGACCTGGTCGAGACGAAGAAGCTCGTCGGAATCCTCAGCGACGGCGTCCGCCTCTTCGACCGACTCTCCGGCATCCAGCTCGTGACCTACGCGGGGCTGCTCGGCGGCCTGCCCCGCGAGGTGGTCGCCGAGCGCGCGGCCGACCTGCTGCAGCTCCTCGATCTGGAGAGCGCGGGCGGCACGCTCGTCGTCGACTACTCGGCGGGCATGACGAAGAAGATCGCGCTGGCGTGCGCCCTGGTGCACGCGCCGAGGCTGCTCGTGCTCGACGAGCCGTTCGAATCGGTCGACCCCGTGTCGGCGGCGAACATCCGCGACATCCTCGACGGGTTCGTGAGCTCGGGCGGCACCGTCATCGTGTCGAGCCATGCGATGGACCTCGTGCAGCGCATGTGCGACCACGTCGCGGTCATCGCCGAGGGACGCGTGCTCGCGTCCGGGACGACCGATGCGGTGCGCGACGGCTCGACCCTCGAGGACCGGTTCGTCGAACTCGTCGGGGGTCGCCGATCGGGAGGAGGCCCCGAGTGGTTGCGACACTCGTAA
- a CDS encoding DUF305 domain-containing protein, translated as MTARNGSVGRMSVLIAASVALVVVAVVAFSIGRLSTLADPTPADTSAEAGFSRDMQVHHLQGAELAMIVRDETDDPDIRLLAYDIAQTQSQQAGQLYGWLRSWGLPQAASEPSMTWMTRAPTGSAEHEEHDGGTHEPGQPMPGLATPQQIAELKAATGVDAERLFLELMIAHHRGAIEMADAVLERSTNTLVTPFATSVVTSQNAEIALMEELLAERA; from the coding sequence ATGACCGCTCGGAACGGCTCCGTCGGGCGGATGTCGGTGCTCATCGCCGCATCCGTCGCCCTCGTCGTCGTCGCGGTGGTGGCCTTCTCGATCGGTCGGCTCAGCACACTCGCCGATCCGACGCCGGCCGACACGAGTGCCGAGGCCGGGTTCTCGCGCGACATGCAGGTGCACCACCTCCAGGGCGCCGAGCTCGCGATGATCGTCCGCGACGAGACCGACGACCCCGACATCCGACTGCTCGCGTACGACATCGCCCAGACGCAGTCGCAGCAGGCCGGCCAGCTGTACGGGTGGCTGCGTTCGTGGGGGCTGCCGCAGGCGGCGTCCGAACCGTCGATGACCTGGATGACCAGGGCGCCGACCGGCTCGGCGGAGCACGAGGAGCACGACGGCGGGACGCATGAGCCCGGCCAGCCGATGCCCGGGCTCGCGACCCCGCAGCAGATCGCCGAGCTGAAGGCCGCCACCGGCGTCGACGCCGAGCGGCTCTTCCTCGAGCTGATGATCGCGCACCACCGCGGTGCGATCGAGATGGCCGATGCCGTGCTCGAGCGATCGACGAACACGCTCGTGACGCCCTTCGCCACGTCGGTCGTGACGAGTCAGAACGCGGAGATCGCCCTCATGGAGGAGCTTCTCGCGGAGCGGGCCTGA
- a CDS encoding DUF3105 domain-containing protein, producing MSATPPVPPKVKQAARLKQERAEERARKLEEHRRREARAKRNRRIGIWSAAVGAVAVIALVVTVIVLTPQPKTYAAGGTGAEIEGVATFENASEHVQGPVDYEQTPPVGGPHNPAWLNCGVYSEPVPNENAVHSLEHGALWVTYDPSLSDSDLAELRAKLPSTYVILSPFSELPAPIVLSGWNTLLSVDDVSDPRIETFIEEYWQSGDVPEPGAPCTGAVDAPGKVS from the coding sequence GTGAGCGCGACCCCGCCCGTTCCCCCGAAGGTCAAGCAGGCTGCCCGCCTCAAGCAGGAACGAGCGGAGGAACGCGCCAGGAAGCTGGAGGAGCACCGGCGGCGCGAGGCCCGCGCGAAGCGCAACCGCCGCATCGGGATCTGGTCGGCGGCCGTCGGCGCCGTGGCCGTCATCGCGCTCGTGGTCACGGTCATCGTGCTGACGCCGCAGCCGAAGACGTATGCGGCCGGCGGCACGGGTGCCGAGATCGAGGGCGTCGCGACCTTCGAGAACGCGTCGGAGCACGTGCAGGGTCCCGTGGACTACGAGCAGACGCCGCCGGTGGGCGGACCGCACAACCCGGCCTGGCTGAACTGCGGCGTCTACTCCGAGCCGGTGCCGAACGAGAACGCCGTGCACTCCCTCGAGCACGGCGCGCTCTGGGTCACCTACGACCCGTCGCTGTCGGACTCGGACCTCGCCGAACTGCGTGCGAAGCTCCCGTCGACCTACGTGATCCTCTCGCCGTTCAGCGAGCTGCCCGCCCCGATCGTGCTCAGCGGATGGAACACGCTGCTGTCCGTCGACGACGTGAGCGACCCGCGCATCGAGACGTTCATCGAGGAGTACTGGCAGAGCGGCGACGTGCCGGAGCCCGGCGCCCCGTGCACGGGCGCGGTCGACGCCCCCGGCAAGGTGTCATGA
- the sigK gene encoding ECF RNA polymerase sigma factor SigK, giving the protein MLGLVVDVAEQPREPSRALEDLLVATASGDRQAFGLLYDATSARVFGLVRRLLVDAAQAEEVTQDVFLEAWQTAARFDPERGSAIPWLLTLAHRRAVDRVRASQSSRERDLKAGIRDLDVPVDEVAEAAEITIEHEKVAEALTALSPAQRECISLAYYGGCTQSEIATRLDVPLGTVKTRLRDGMIRLRDLLGVTT; this is encoded by the coding sequence ATGCTTGGGCTCGTGGTCGACGTCGCTGAGCAGCCCCGGGAGCCCTCGCGCGCGCTCGAGGACCTGCTCGTGGCCACCGCGTCCGGCGACCGTCAGGCGTTCGGACTCCTCTACGACGCGACGTCGGCCCGGGTCTTCGGCCTGGTCCGCCGCCTGCTCGTCGACGCCGCTCAGGCCGAGGAGGTGACGCAGGACGTGTTCCTCGAGGCATGGCAGACCGCAGCCAGGTTCGACCCGGAGCGCGGCTCGGCGATCCCCTGGCTGCTGACGCTCGCCCACCGGCGGGCCGTCGACCGCGTTCGCGCGTCGCAGTCCTCACGCGAACGCGACCTGAAGGCCGGCATCCGCGATCTCGACGTTCCGGTCGACGAGGTCGCCGAGGCGGCCGAGATCACGATCGAGCACGAGAAGGTCGCCGAGGCGTTGACCGCGCTCAGTCCGGCCCAGCGGGAGTGCATCTCGCTGGCCTATTACGGGGGCTGCACGCAGTCCGAGATCGCGACGAGACTCGACGTGCCGCTGGGCACGGTGAAGACCCGGCTTCGAGATGGCATGA